One stretch of Streptomyces sp. NBC_01363 DNA includes these proteins:
- a CDS encoding nucleotide disphospho-sugar-binding domain-containing protein, with the protein MNRMLLAPFPLHGHVSPMAALAAELTDRGHEVTVAVCPPFAETFRAVGCEVTEVAIEPRASAGKPPPAPGIAASARAARATRRRTADERGRLAARLAEEIGRARPHVVVADAMAPWGADAARATGTRCASMYATYALNEEVILADVARRAAPRTVRLLRRSQLLRRHPAVRDPAARAGLVLVNSIPELQPEHASFGDRYRFVGPLRPAVGDRGGSGAADDPGELPWDRIEKGPTLYVSTGTFSTRGAEFFRTVAEAFASTEWCVVLATSHTDPAELGELPENVTARRYVPQSAVLEHADVFLTHAGMNSALEALVLGVPMALVPSFWDQRTIAARLVAMGAGVAVDPAAPAAELRETITGLAADPKVRAALTALSAGAARTDGPACAVRELEKYAAWGPAGRR; encoded by the coding sequence ATGAACAGAATGCTGCTCGCGCCCTTTCCGCTGCATGGGCACGTGTCTCCCATGGCGGCACTCGCCGCCGAACTGACGGACCGCGGACACGAGGTGACGGTGGCGGTCTGCCCGCCGTTCGCCGAGACGTTCCGCGCCGTGGGGTGCGAGGTCACGGAGGTCGCGATCGAGCCCAGGGCCAGCGCCGGGAAACCCCCGCCCGCCCCTGGCATCGCCGCCTCGGCCCGGGCCGCACGGGCGACCCGGCGCCGGACCGCGGACGAACGCGGCCGACTGGCCGCCCGGCTCGCCGAGGAGATCGGCCGGGCCCGCCCGCATGTGGTGGTGGCCGACGCGATGGCTCCCTGGGGCGCCGACGCGGCACGCGCGACAGGGACCCGCTGCGCCTCCATGTACGCGACGTACGCCCTGAACGAGGAGGTCATCCTCGCGGACGTGGCCCGGCGCGCCGCACCGCGGACCGTGCGGCTGCTGCGCCGCTCCCAGCTGCTGCGCCGCCACCCCGCGGTCCGTGACCCCGCCGCCCGGGCCGGGCTCGTCCTGGTCAACAGCATCCCCGAACTGCAGCCCGAGCACGCCTCGTTCGGCGACCGCTACCGCTTCGTGGGACCGCTGCGCCCGGCGGTCGGCGACCGCGGTGGATCCGGAGCCGCCGACGATCCCGGCGAGCTGCCCTGGGACCGCATCGAGAAGGGCCCCACGCTCTATGTGTCGACCGGTACCTTCTCGACGCGGGGGGCGGAGTTCTTCAGGACGGTGGCCGAGGCGTTCGCCAGCACCGAGTGGTGCGTCGTCCTGGCGACCTCGCACACCGACCCCGCGGAGCTGGGCGAACTGCCGGAGAACGTGACGGCCCGCCGGTACGTCCCGCAGTCCGCGGTCCTGGAGCACGCGGACGTCTTCCTGACGCACGCCGGGATGAACTCCGCGCTGGAGGCGCTGGTCCTGGGGGTGCCGATGGCGCTCGTGCCGTCGTTCTGGGACCAGCGGACCATCGCCGCGCGGCTGGTCGCCATGGGGGCCGGCGTCGCGGTGGACCCCGCCGCCCCGGCCGCCGAACTGCGCGAGACGATCACGGGCCTGGCGGCCGACCCGAAGGTCCGGGCCGCGCTGACGGCGCTGTCCGCCGGTGCGGCCCGCACGGACGGCCCGGCCTGCGCCGTCCGGGAGCTGGAGAAGTACGCCGCCTGGGGGCCGGCCGGACGGAGATGA
- a CDS encoding glycosyltransferase codes for MTRQTLQPASVVVEYDHERTGAAATKNRALAKVTTAWTAFLDDDDEFLPHHLERIRDCAETTGADVVYPIPRVPRYESGRDPMGRYEVPFDEEELRRRSYIQTTTLVRTDLFKKAGGFQLPKDFPGCPFDDWGAWLALLDVGAKFVHLPEETFIWNHWGMGQPGVPGNTSGMATRW; via the coding sequence GTGACGCGACAGACCCTCCAGCCCGCGTCGGTGGTCGTCGAGTACGACCATGAGCGGACCGGAGCGGCCGCCACCAAGAACCGGGCGCTGGCGAAGGTGACCACCGCGTGGACGGCGTTCCTGGACGACGACGACGAGTTCCTGCCGCACCACCTGGAACGGATCCGCGACTGCGCGGAGACGACCGGCGCCGATGTCGTCTACCCCATCCCGCGGGTGCCCCGGTACGAGAGCGGACGGGACCCGATGGGCCGCTACGAGGTCCCGTTCGACGAGGAGGAACTGCGCCGCCGCTCGTACATCCAGACCACCACGCTGGTGCGCACCGACCTGTTCAAGAAGGCCGGCGGGTTCCAGCTGCCCAAGGACTTCCCCGGCTGCCCGTTCGACGACTGGGGGGCCTGGCTGGCACTGCTGGACGTGGGGGCGAAGTTCGTGCACCTGCCGGAGGAGACGTTCATCTGGAACCACTGGGGCATGGGGCAGCCGGGCGTTCCGGGCAACACCTCGGGCATGGCCACCCGTTGGTGA
- a CDS encoding phytanoyl-CoA dioxygenase family protein, with the protein MQLSPDQIAQYQETGLLVLDSLFDPAEVGALQDAFDADCLTPGPQRILEENGDAVRAVYASHERRREFAGLVRTPRLLGPARQLMSDDLYVYQFKINAKPAFGGDKWAWHQDFLAWKLADNLAAPRQVNVGLFLDEVTEFNGPLIFLPGSHRSGQLRDFRNASTRSSQHLDPDDIALRPEQMSALVDRHGMVSPKGRAGSVILFDPEIVHGSAPNMSPFPRRLLIATYNDVTNVPVPIGEPRPSYVVGRDTTPLEFSDQPIDLRVGGPV; encoded by the coding sequence GTGCAGCTCAGTCCTGATCAGATCGCCCAGTACCAGGAGACCGGCCTTCTGGTCCTCGATTCCCTCTTCGATCCCGCCGAGGTCGGCGCCCTGCAGGATGCCTTCGACGCGGACTGCCTGACCCCGGGCCCGCAGCGCATCCTGGAGGAGAACGGCGACGCCGTGCGCGCCGTCTACGCCTCGCACGAGCGCCGCCGTGAGTTCGCCGGCTTGGTGCGCACCCCGCGCCTGCTGGGCCCCGCCCGGCAGCTGATGTCGGACGACCTCTACGTCTACCAGTTCAAGATCAACGCCAAGCCCGCCTTCGGCGGCGACAAGTGGGCATGGCACCAGGACTTCCTGGCCTGGAAGCTCGCCGACAACCTCGCCGCCCCGCGCCAGGTCAACGTCGGCCTCTTCCTCGATGAAGTCACCGAGTTCAACGGGCCGTTGATCTTCCTGCCCGGATCGCACCGGTCCGGGCAGCTCCGGGACTTCCGCAACGCCTCGACGCGCTCCTCGCAGCACCTCGACCCGGACGACATAGCCCTGCGCCCCGAGCAGATGAGCGCGCTGGTCGACCGGCACGGCATGGTCAGCCCCAAGGGGCGCGCCGGATCGGTCATCCTCTTCGACCCGGAGATCGTGCACGGGTCCGCGCCCAACATGTCGCCGTTCCCGCGGCGGCTGCTGATCGCCACGTACAACGACGTCACCAACGTCCCGGTCCCCATCGGGGAGCCCCGGCCCTCGTACGTCGTCGGGCGGGACACGACGCCGCTGGAGTTCAGCGACCAGCCGATCGACCTCAGGGTCGGAGGCCCGGTATGA
- a CDS encoding zinc-binding dehydrogenase, whose product MSTRNGALSARAVVLERFGEPPVLRSFDVPPAGPGELVVACDYGGICGTDVHLSQGHLDIPLPLVLGHEGLGKVHETGPGAGHDAEGRPLKAGDTVMWASSIACGVCVPCRQHREPTLCENRRTYGVNRPTTQQPALSGAWAEYIALREGTTVVRLPDGVDPLAAMSLACAGPTMVHALYDRRPVRVGETVVVQGSGPVGLAAAAFAQLSGAAKVIVVGGPAARLDLARRARIGDEHIDIVGGDADKVLEQVRELTGGGGADLVIEATGVPAAVSQGLRLARRGGAYLVVGQYTDAGDTLVNPHQIVYRQLDVIGSWAFTGAHLVDYIRLLPALSARFDLEALVTPYPLASVDEALAAVTSGSVMKAVLAN is encoded by the coding sequence ATGAGCACCCGGAACGGGGCACTCAGCGCCCGCGCGGTGGTCCTCGAACGCTTCGGTGAGCCGCCGGTACTGCGTTCCTTCGACGTTCCGCCGGCGGGACCGGGGGAACTCGTCGTCGCGTGCGACTACGGCGGGATCTGCGGCACGGACGTCCATCTGAGCCAGGGGCACCTCGACATCCCCCTGCCCCTGGTGCTCGGCCACGAGGGTCTCGGCAAGGTCCACGAGACCGGGCCCGGGGCCGGCCACGACGCCGAGGGCCGCCCGCTGAAGGCGGGCGACACCGTCATGTGGGCGTCCTCGATCGCCTGCGGCGTCTGTGTGCCGTGCCGTCAGCACCGGGAGCCGACGCTCTGCGAGAACCGCAGGACGTACGGCGTCAACCGGCCCACCACACAGCAGCCCGCGCTCTCCGGCGCCTGGGCCGAGTACATCGCCCTGCGGGAGGGCACCACCGTGGTCCGGCTGCCGGATGGCGTCGACCCGCTCGCCGCCATGTCCCTGGCCTGCGCGGGCCCCACCATGGTGCACGCCCTGTACGACCGCCGGCCGGTACGCGTGGGCGAGACCGTCGTCGTCCAGGGCAGCGGTCCCGTCGGCCTCGCCGCCGCCGCCTTCGCCCAGCTCTCCGGCGCCGCGAAGGTGATCGTCGTCGGCGGACCCGCCGCCCGGCTGGACCTCGCGAGGCGGGCACGCATCGGCGACGAGCACATCGACATCGTCGGCGGCGACGCCGACAAGGTCCTGGAGCAGGTGCGCGAACTGACCGGGGGAGGCGGTGCCGACCTCGTCATCGAGGCCACCGGAGTGCCCGCCGCGGTGTCCCAGGGGCTGAGGCTGGCTCGCCGGGGCGGTGCCTACCTCGTCGTCGGCCAGTACACGGACGCGGGCGACACCCTCGTCAATCCGCACCAGATCGTCTACCGGCAGCTGGACGTCATCGGCTCCTGGGCCTTCACCGGAGCCCATCTCGTCGACTACATAAGGCTGTTGCCGGCCCTGTCCGCGCGGTTCGACCTGGAGGCACTGGTGACCCCATACCCTCTGGCGTCGGTGGACGAGGCGCTGGCCGCGGTGACGTCGGGATCCGTGATGAAGGCGGTTCTGGCGAACTGA
- a CDS encoding aminotransferase class I/II-fold pyridoxal phosphate-dependent enzyme has product MNDDGILRLHCNENPYGPPDGVVEAAAAELGERCSEYPDSGSPRLRARLAAYYGVTEDMVEVGNGADELVLLTALTFLRPGDGVLVTDSTFPGYAAAAALARAEVRKVPLTGHRVAVDALTAQLAQDGVRLAFVCNPNNPTGTVLEAAEVEQIIDRAEAAGVIPVFDEAYMEYASPAYEHAVGAVRAGRRLIVLRTFSKIWGLAALRSGYALGPGDLIARIAATHRTLPFSANRVAQQAAAAALDRPEHVELNRARNAEARELLYAGLESAGVGFVRSQTNFVLVEAPGGGAELAGRLAGNHRIATRDLGIFGLPGHLRVSVGTPEQMERFCRALEAEVPRPPAHRMPGSGLGSPRGAEAFPTLEPQEPAAMFNGYVGAHVVLALTELGVWDLLAEGPRSLDDLLSRTGADEPRLSALLRVGALLGHLRLDADNVELTGPGRELVRHAGYFTWGVGGYGELMSRLSGLAEGSVAFGREVGRDGKRIAVGSGLVGRTMMLPVEAEVAGAIDYTSVADLGCGDASRLIRLCGTDTARRGLGIEVNASAAETARRRIDEKGLSDRLGVVLADVLDHVDQRTFPGIDLVTSFLMMHDLFELTGDPAGVMRMLRDVFPDAKHFMIADTVAQDWSAHSGPVPVFSAAFELVHTFMDTPVLGLDTYEKAFAEAGLRVERREPFGAPSTWLWLLSTDR; this is encoded by the coding sequence ATGAACGACGACGGCATCCTGCGTCTGCACTGCAATGAGAACCCCTACGGTCCGCCGGACGGGGTCGTCGAGGCCGCCGCGGCGGAACTGGGCGAACGGTGCTCGGAGTACCCCGACTCCGGCTCACCCCGGCTGCGTGCCCGTCTGGCCGCGTACTACGGCGTCACCGAGGACATGGTGGAGGTCGGCAACGGCGCGGACGAGCTGGTGCTGCTCACCGCCCTGACGTTCCTGCGCCCCGGCGACGGCGTCCTGGTCACCGACTCGACCTTCCCCGGCTACGCCGCGGCCGCCGCGCTCGCCCGCGCCGAGGTCCGCAAAGTGCCGCTCACCGGACACCGTGTCGCGGTGGACGCGCTGACCGCGCAACTGGCGCAGGACGGGGTGCGGCTGGCCTTCGTCTGCAACCCGAACAACCCGACGGGAACCGTGCTCGAGGCCGCGGAGGTTGAGCAGATCATCGACCGGGCCGAGGCCGCCGGCGTGATACCCGTCTTCGACGAGGCCTACATGGAGTACGCCTCCCCGGCGTACGAGCACGCCGTGGGCGCGGTGCGTGCGGGGCGGCGGCTCATCGTGCTGCGCACCTTCTCCAAGATCTGGGGCCTCGCCGCGCTGCGGTCCGGCTACGCGCTCGGGCCCGGCGACCTCATCGCGAGGATCGCCGCCACGCACCGCACCCTGCCGTTCAGTGCCAACCGGGTCGCCCAGCAGGCGGCGGCCGCCGCCCTCGACCGGCCGGAGCACGTGGAGCTCAACCGTGCGCGCAACGCCGAGGCCCGTGAACTGCTATACGCGGGGCTGGAGTCGGCCGGTGTGGGCTTCGTCAGGTCGCAAACCAACTTCGTCCTCGTCGAGGCGCCCGGCGGCGGGGCCGAACTGGCCGGACGGCTGGCCGGGAACCACCGGATCGCCACCCGCGATCTGGGGATCTTCGGGCTGCCCGGACATCTGCGGGTCAGCGTCGGCACCCCCGAGCAGATGGAGCGGTTCTGCCGGGCGCTCGAGGCGGAGGTTCCCCGCCCGCCGGCCCACCGGATGCCCGGCAGCGGCCTGGGGTCCCCGCGCGGCGCCGAGGCGTTCCCCACCCTGGAACCGCAGGAGCCGGCCGCGATGTTCAACGGCTACGTCGGCGCGCACGTGGTGCTGGCGCTCACCGAACTCGGCGTCTGGGACCTGCTCGCCGAGGGCCCGCGGTCGCTGGACGACCTGCTCTCGCGGACCGGCGCGGACGAGCCCAGGCTCTCCGCCCTGCTGCGGGTCGGGGCGCTCCTCGGGCACCTCCGGCTCGACGCCGACAACGTGGAACTGACCGGTCCGGGGCGCGAACTCGTCCGGCATGCCGGTTACTTCACCTGGGGTGTCGGCGGTTACGGAGAGCTGATGAGCCGGCTGTCCGGTCTCGCCGAGGGCTCCGTGGCGTTCGGCCGTGAGGTGGGCAGGGACGGCAAGCGCATCGCGGTGGGCTCGGGCCTGGTGGGACGCACGATGATGCTGCCCGTCGAGGCGGAGGTCGCCGGGGCCATCGACTACACGTCGGTGGCGGATCTGGGGTGCGGTGACGCGTCGCGGCTGATCCGGCTGTGCGGCACGGACACCGCGCGGCGTGGCCTCGGCATCGAGGTGAACGCCTCGGCGGCCGAGACGGCGCGCCGGAGGATCGACGAGAAGGGGCTGTCGGACCGGCTCGGGGTGGTGCTGGCCGATGTGCTCGACCATGTCGACCAGCGGACGTTCCCCGGCATCGATCTGGTCACCAGCTTCCTGATGATGCACGACCTGTTCGAGCTCACCGGGGATCCGGCCGGAGTGATGCGCATGCTGCGCGACGTCTTCCCGGACGCGAAACACTTCATGATCGCGGACACGGTGGCGCAGGACTGGTCGGCCCACAGCGGGCCGGTGCCGGTGTTCTCCGCGGCGTTCGAGCTGGTGCACACCTTCATGGACACACCGGTGCTCGGACTCGACACCTATGAGAAGGCCTTCGCCGAGGCGGGGCTGCGGGTCGAGCGCCGGGAGCCGTTCGGCGCGCCGTCGACCTGGCTGTGGCTGCTGAGCACGGACCGGTAG